In one window of candidate division KSB1 bacterium DNA:
- a CDS encoding transglycosylase SLT domain-containing protein encodes MVNNSTESKIDLRNIIIRGGFLALILAMVFLFSYKFFGLNIVQENPKLIVLEKSLLDIRAAMNVDSVRQYNIQKIMKIIDKYNKTMPSGMKYEIADEIYNMSVKYTNLDVDLICATITHESGSTWEAEIVSEAGAMGLMQLMPALGLWIAYYEGITWTSPEEILFNPIYNIRIGSRMLSTFINMYDLEGGLAAYNGGEKRAAIWIANNKADGILWSETSNYIPYILKYYQQFKTLTL; translated from the coding sequence ATGGTCAACAATTCAACAGAATCTAAAATCGATCTAAGAAACATTATAATCAGGGGAGGTTTTTTAGCACTCATTTTAGCAATGGTTTTCTTGTTTTCCTATAAATTTTTTGGCCTGAATATAGTTCAAGAAAATCCGAAGTTGATTGTTTTGGAAAAATCACTACTGGATATTCGGGCCGCAATGAATGTCGATAGCGTGCGCCAATACAATATTCAAAAGATCATGAAAATTATCGACAAATATAACAAGACCATGCCTTCCGGTATGAAATACGAAATCGCCGACGAAATTTATAATATGAGTGTTAAATATACAAACCTCGATGTTGATTTGATCTGCGCCACCATTACCCATGAAAGCGGTAGTACTTGGGAGGCTGAAATTGTTTCAGAAGCCGGCGCGATGGGATTGATGCAGCTCATGCCCGCTTTAGGATTGTGGATTGCCTATTATGAAGGCATCACCTGGACGTCACCTGAGGAGATTCTCTTTAACCCAATTTACAATATCAGAATCGGCAGCCGGATGCTTTCGACTTTCATAAATATGTATGATTTAGAGGGCGGCTTGGCAGCGTATAATGGCGGCGAAAAAAGGGCGGCCATCTGGATAGCCAACAATAAAGCGGATGGCATTCTTTGGTCGGAGACCAGTAATTATATTCCCTATATCCTGAAATATTATCAACAATTTAAAACACTAACGCTTTAG